In Nocardia asteroides, a single genomic region encodes these proteins:
- a CDS encoding helitron helicase-like domain-containing protein: MTDTAPVVNDDPSQPAPTRQTAADRRALPNLNEIAESAAEHEGVCARMIPMRAFDRDTGRISYIGVPCKSTIATVCPACAKAARYTRMVQCKEGWTLAVEPVRDEPEVTAAQRDLLGARAHMATEYHNARQAGDDEAADAIRELVGELDTELKESGARGPFPSLDPKPRRKAKSTRRRDDVPDLPRKKVAKRTVGREYAGKYRPSTFFTLTLPSYGRINEVPGPDGQMVKDGSPVHPDSYDYTRAARDTIHLKRLFTRWVQNLRRAVGWNVQYFATVEPQKRGAPHLHIAMRGTVPNELLKQVTAATYRNIWWPHHDHEVYTDDRMPVWDHQANTFTDPDTGAPLTTWDEALAVMDTVDELEPAHTLRFGAQCKTVQILAGSDEEDRKVRYLTKYLTKSVAEILEPGSTRVAVHYDRLQEELKRTPCSKTCAVWLRFGIVPEGASAKTVAGRCKGKAHRRECLGLPGQRVISSGLWTGKSVEDHRADRAEFVRQYLAAAGITLPERPNLRITPIRPGDKDAPPRAHLVMAAVADRIRKRAEYDAARLALAGDGPPGAEILSAIQRTAA; encoded by the coding sequence ATGACCGACACCGCCCCGGTGGTGAACGATGACCCGTCACAGCCTGCCCCCACCCGGCAGACTGCGGCGGATCGTCGTGCGCTCCCGAACCTCAACGAGATCGCCGAATCCGCCGCGGAACACGAAGGTGTCTGCGCTCGCATGATCCCGATGCGGGCCTTCGACCGCGACACCGGCCGCATCTCCTACATCGGCGTTCCCTGCAAATCCACCATCGCCACCGTCTGCCCCGCCTGCGCGAAAGCTGCCCGGTACACGCGGATGGTCCAGTGCAAGGAAGGCTGGACCCTCGCTGTCGAGCCGGTCCGTGATGAGCCGGAAGTGACTGCGGCACAGCGTGATCTGCTCGGTGCCCGCGCGCACATGGCGACCGAGTACCACAACGCCCGCCAGGCCGGGGACGACGAAGCAGCCGATGCCATCCGCGAACTCGTGGGTGAGCTGGATACCGAGTTGAAGGAGTCCGGGGCGCGTGGCCCGTTCCCGTCGCTGGACCCCAAACCTCGCCGCAAGGCCAAGAGCACCCGGCGCCGCGACGATGTGCCCGACCTGCCGCGCAAGAAGGTCGCCAAGCGCACCGTGGGCCGGGAGTACGCGGGCAAGTATCGGCCGTCGACGTTCTTCACCCTGACCCTGCCCTCCTACGGCCGGATCAACGAGGTGCCCGGCCCGGACGGGCAGATGGTCAAGGACGGCTCCCCGGTGCACCCGGATTCCTACGACTACACCCGCGCGGCCCGCGACACCATCCACCTCAAGCGCCTGTTCACCCGCTGGGTGCAGAACCTCCGCAGGGCGGTGGGCTGGAACGTGCAGTACTTCGCCACCGTGGAACCGCAGAAGCGCGGTGCCCCGCACCTGCACATCGCCATGCGCGGCACGGTCCCCAACGAGCTGCTCAAGCAGGTGACCGCGGCGACCTACCGCAACATCTGGTGGCCGCATCACGACCACGAGGTCTACACCGACGACCGGATGCCGGTCTGGGACCACCAGGCCAACACCTTCACCGACCCCGACACCGGCGCACCTCTGACCACCTGGGACGAGGCGCTGGCGGTCATGGACACCGTGGACGAGCTGGAACCCGCGCACACGTTGCGCTTCGGCGCCCAGTGCAAGACGGTGCAGATCCTCGCCGGGTCCGATGAGGAGGACCGCAAGGTCCGCTACCTGACCAAGTACCTCACCAAGTCGGTGGCGGAAATTCTCGAGCCCGGTAGCACGCGGGTGGCGGTGCACTACGACCGGTTGCAGGAGGAGCTCAAGCGCACCCCGTGCTCCAAGACCTGTGCGGTATGGCTGCGCTTCGGCATCGTCCCTGAGGGCGCCAGCGCCAAGACCGTGGCCGGTCGTTGCAAGGGCAAGGCGCATCGCCGGGAGTGCCTCGGGCTACCCGGCCAGCGGGTCATCTCCTCGGGGCTGTGGACCGGCAAGTCGGTGGAGGACCACCGCGCCGACCGCGCCGAGTTCGTGCGCCAGTACCTCGCAGCCGCCGGAATCACCCTGCCCGAGCGGCCGAACCTGCGCATCACCCCGATCCGCCCCGGCGACAAGGACGCACCACCGCGAGCGCACCTGGTCATGGCCGCTGTCGCTGACCGGATCAGGAAACGAGCCGAGTACGACGCGGCCCGCTTGGCGCTCGCCGGTGACGGGCCACCGGGTGCCGAGATTCTTTCCGCAATTCAGCGAACAGCAGCGTAG
- a CDS encoding FtsK/SpoIIIE domain-containing protein, which yields MSLEALMVGSASLVGAGVLTWWRFLDRPTARPITTDQIVAAAPPELRPAAFILADPAQTNIMFEALKLGSRERGFPQVLGWGYTDHGIGVDVQMLGGQKLSDWSAEPTCELFATYFAVGSVTVAGTDPSCLRITLRAYDTLAESIPTTAVFDGQRLAPPAPALPDPAAVTPASVGVDLEAVPVGVTEDGSPWLLRVYGSQILVAGATGSGKGSVLHSIIAGLGPAIRAGLVDVWMCDPKGGAEFGRGADRLYVRFGVNTESILAMLREAVTLMDERTARMRATGTRKLYPTTDEPLILFIIDEAAALSAYATREERAEFDRLSGLLLTKGRAAAFVMISALQDPSKETMPNRQLYSVRIGLRLDEPTQTAMVHGQGARDRGARCDTIPATTPGVGYVGEDGTTGFTRVRAFWVSDEAVDAIVDAFSPVGPDTAPAADYSGFDPDDLGDGEVAA from the coding sequence ATGTCCCTGGAAGCACTCATGGTCGGCTCGGCCAGCCTGGTCGGTGCGGGCGTGCTGACCTGGTGGAGGTTCCTCGACCGGCCGACCGCCCGCCCGATCACCACCGATCAGATCGTCGCCGCTGCCCCGCCGGAGCTGCGTCCGGCCGCGTTCATCCTGGCCGACCCGGCGCAGACCAACATCATGTTCGAGGCGCTGAAGCTGGGTTCCCGTGAGCGCGGGTTCCCGCAGGTGCTCGGCTGGGGCTACACCGATCACGGCATCGGGGTGGATGTGCAGATGCTCGGCGGGCAGAAGCTCTCGGACTGGTCGGCCGAGCCCACCTGCGAGCTGTTCGCCACCTACTTCGCGGTCGGCTCGGTGACCGTGGCCGGGACCGATCCGAGCTGCCTGCGGATCACCCTGCGGGCCTACGACACCCTCGCTGAGTCGATCCCGACCACTGCCGTGTTCGACGGGCAGCGGCTCGCCCCGCCCGCTCCGGCGTTACCCGACCCTGCGGCCGTGACTCCGGCTTCGGTCGGTGTCGATCTGGAGGCGGTGCCGGTCGGGGTGACCGAGGACGGCTCGCCGTGGCTGCTGCGGGTCTACGGCTCGCAGATTCTCGTGGCCGGGGCGACCGGCTCGGGCAAGGGCTCGGTGCTGCACTCGATCATCGCCGGGCTCGGTCCTGCGATCCGTGCCGGGCTGGTGGATGTGTGGATGTGCGACCCGAAGGGTGGTGCGGAGTTCGGGCGCGGCGCCGATCGGCTCTACGTGCGGTTCGGAGTTAACACCGAGTCCATCCTCGCCATGCTGCGCGAGGCGGTGACCCTGATGGACGAGCGCACGGCCCGGATGCGCGCCACCGGTACCCGCAAGCTCTACCCCACGACCGATGAGCCGCTGATCCTGTTCATCATCGACGAGGCCGCTGCCCTGTCCGCGTATGCGACGCGGGAGGAACGCGCCGAGTTCGACCGGCTGTCGGGGCTGCTGCTGACCAAGGGCCGCGCTGCGGCGTTCGTGATGATCTCGGCGTTGCAGGACCCGTCCAAGGAGACCATGCCCAACCGGCAGCTCTACTCGGTGCGCATCGGGCTCCGGCTGGACGAGCCGACACAGACCGCGATGGTCCACGGCCAGGGCGCCCGGGACCGGGGCGCGCGCTGCGACACCATCCCCGCGACCACGCCCGGTGTCGGCTACGTCGGGGAGGACGGCACCACCGGGTTCACCCGCGTGCGCGCGTTCTGGGTCTCCGATGAGGCCGTGGACGCCATCGTGGATGCCTTCTCCCCGGTTGGTCCCGATACCGCTCCGGCGGCGGACTACTCCGGGTTCGACCCCGACGACCTCGGTGACGGGGAGGTGGCGGCGTGA
- a CDS encoding tyrosine-type recombinase/integrase codes for MPARRRFGKVRKLPSGKFQASFLGPNGKRQNAPQTFRTKTDADRWLVKVEADISRGAWLDEKLGRQQFGDYAKAYLCENSDVGPRWEETCLRNMRLHMTDLLDRPLVAITAPVVRTWHANALAGKGGRTSIQQSYRFLRAVMNQAKRDGAIMVNPCSIKGAGTDRAKERGIANVADVAALVEAIYPRYRAAVLLAAWCGLRRGEIIGLNVVDVDLVANVVQVRRNWVELLESDEAFEADPKTDAGARPVAIPPHLRPYLIEHRDQWAGPVWMFIGRDGQRMRGNAIYQAFVRARNKVGVSVTFHDLRHTGQSLAALTGANLADLKKRLGHSSNAAASRYLHAVDGRDREVADELSRIAARGNAAELPRRIVVKH; via the coding sequence ATGCCTGCTCGCCGCCGGTTCGGCAAGGTCCGCAAGCTGCCATCCGGAAAGTTCCAGGCGTCGTTCCTCGGCCCGAATGGCAAGCGGCAGAACGCACCTCAGACCTTCCGGACCAAGACCGACGCCGATCGCTGGCTGGTGAAGGTCGAAGCCGACATCAGCCGGGGCGCCTGGCTGGACGAGAAGCTGGGGCGCCAGCAGTTCGGGGACTACGCGAAGGCGTACCTGTGCGAGAACTCCGACGTAGGGCCGCGCTGGGAAGAGACGTGCCTTCGGAACATGCGCCTGCACATGACCGACCTGCTCGACCGGCCGTTGGTGGCGATCACCGCGCCGGTCGTGCGCACCTGGCACGCGAACGCTCTGGCGGGGAAGGGCGGGCGAACCTCGATTCAGCAGTCGTACCGGTTCCTGCGGGCGGTGATGAACCAGGCCAAGCGCGATGGCGCGATCATGGTGAACCCCTGCTCGATCAAGGGCGCCGGTACCGACCGGGCCAAGGAACGCGGCATCGCCAACGTCGCGGACGTCGCCGCGCTGGTGGAGGCGATCTACCCGCGCTACCGGGCGGCGGTGCTGCTGGCGGCATGGTGCGGGCTGCGCCGTGGCGAAATCATCGGGCTGAACGTGGTGGACGTGGACCTGGTGGCGAATGTGGTGCAGGTCCGGCGTAACTGGGTTGAACTGCTGGAGTCCGACGAGGCGTTCGAGGCGGACCCGAAGACCGATGCCGGTGCGCGGCCCGTAGCGATTCCGCCGCACCTTCGCCCGTACCTGATCGAGCACCGCGATCAGTGGGCCGGGCCGGTGTGGATGTTCATCGGCCGCGACGGTCAGCGAATGCGGGGCAACGCGATCTATCAGGCGTTCGTGCGGGCACGGAACAAGGTCGGTGTCTCGGTGACCTTCCACGACCTCCGGCACACCGGTCAGAGCTTGGCCGCGCTCACCGGCGCGAACCTGGCCGATCTGAAGAAGCGCCTCGGGCACTCCTCGAACGCCGCCGCCAGCCGGTACCTGCACGCGGTGGACGGCCGGGACCGCGAGGTAGCCGACGAGCTGAGCCGGATCGCTGCCAGGGGCAACGCCGCCGAGCTGCCGCGCCGAATCGTCGTGAAGCACTGA
- a CDS encoding excisionase family DNA-binding protein, whose amino-acid sequence MNERSEYVGVKGAADYLGTGERFIRRLVAERRVVFYKVGGLVRFKVADLEAYAQAGRVEAIEVRWHGGRAVA is encoded by the coding sequence ATGAATGAGCGATCAGAGTACGTCGGCGTGAAGGGCGCTGCGGACTACCTCGGTACCGGGGAGCGGTTCATCCGGCGCCTGGTGGCCGAGCGGCGGGTGGTCTTCTACAAGGTCGGCGGGCTGGTGCGGTTCAAGGTCGCGGACCTGGAGGCGTACGCCCAGGCCGGTCGGGTCGAGGCGATCGAGGTCCGCTGGCACGGCGGCAGGGCGGTGGCCTGA
- a CDS encoding TetR/AcrR family transcriptional regulator, translated as MTGTRRRGDALERALLDAAWSELAEHGYATMTMAGVAHRAGAAKSVLYRRWPGKAELLRAVIEQRVPRLGPTTPTGDLRTDTLAVLDGVVAGYRELRLLRGTDTELGTQLRETTAADAVGQIARALNAAGIDPARLPPRVVALPVDLVIHDLLTHPETVETCRIVDDVFVPLLRAAPSDTDSPATQPIAPD; from the coding sequence GTGACCGGAACCCGTCGACGAGGAGACGCGCTCGAGCGAGCGCTGCTGGATGCCGCGTGGTCGGAACTGGCCGAACACGGCTACGCGACCATGACGATGGCAGGCGTCGCCCACCGCGCCGGCGCCGCGAAATCGGTGCTCTATCGCCGGTGGCCGGGCAAGGCCGAGCTCCTGCGCGCGGTAATCGAACAGCGCGTCCCGCGGCTGGGACCCACCACCCCCACCGGCGACCTACGCACCGACACGCTGGCCGTGCTCGACGGCGTGGTCGCCGGATACCGCGAACTCCGCCTCCTGCGCGGCACCGACACCGAACTCGGCACCCAGCTGCGCGAGACGACCGCCGCCGACGCGGTCGGCCAGATCGCCCGGGCGCTGAACGCGGCCGGTATCGACCCCGCCCGGCTCCCCCCGCGGGTCGTGGCGCTGCCCGTGGATCTGGTGATACACGACCTGCTCACCCATCCCGAGACCGTCGAGACGTGCCGCATTGTCGACGACGTCTTCGTCCCGCTGCTGCGCGCGGCACCTTCCGACACCGATTCCCCTGCCACGCAACCGATCGCGCCCGACTGA
- a CDS encoding TetR/AcrR family transcriptional regulator, whose protein sequence is MGTRERILQAALECFNEDGYDRTSVARIRDRSGVSNGALFHHFPSKEAIAEGLYLEAMRAVQQGYWSVLAGQPATVRESMEGIIGNLLSWVQANPHWARFLYAQGHLDWSTDAGSELQALNAELNAAYRTWLGTFIADGAARDLPMAVAVAVVTGPAHAIARRWLAGQLPGALTDYAPDLIDAATAGLTGTPSPRREPARTPAHAHIRVELLGDDGTVISAGTGTATLTPHRAGGSVPAPPLDPPQ, encoded by the coding sequence ATGGGGACCCGGGAACGCATCCTGCAGGCAGCGTTGGAGTGCTTCAACGAGGACGGCTACGACCGGACCTCCGTCGCCCGGATCCGGGACCGCAGCGGTGTCTCCAACGGTGCGCTGTTCCACCATTTCCCGAGCAAGGAGGCGATCGCAGAGGGGCTGTACCTGGAGGCCATGCGCGCTGTTCAACAGGGCTACTGGTCGGTCCTGGCGGGGCAACCCGCCACGGTTCGGGAGAGCATGGAAGGCATCATCGGCAACCTGCTGAGCTGGGTGCAGGCCAACCCGCACTGGGCCCGCTTCCTCTACGCGCAGGGCCATCTGGACTGGTCCACCGACGCCGGCAGCGAACTCCAGGCCCTCAATGCGGAACTCAACGCCGCCTACCGCACCTGGCTGGGTACCTTCATCGCCGACGGAGCCGCCCGTGACCTCCCCATGGCGGTCGCGGTCGCCGTCGTCACCGGCCCCGCGCACGCGATCGCGCGGCGCTGGCTCGCCGGTCAGCTCCCCGGTGCGCTGACCGACTACGCCCCGGACCTGATCGACGCCGCCACCGCGGGCCTCACCGGCACCCCATCACCACGCCGGGAACCGGCCAGGACACCCGCGCACGCGCATATCCGCGTCGAGTTGCTCGGCGACGACGGCACGGTCATTTCCGCGGGCACGGGCACGGCGACGCTCACCCCGCATCGGGCCGGGGGCTCGGTCCCGGCCCCGCCGCTCGATCCGCCGCAGTGA
- a CDS encoding alpha/beta hydrolase family esterase gives MRLPSLLALAAAALLLIGGCTTRAVDASAGPIGSTRYSLDSGAISREYRVYRPAGLPDGAPLVVVLHGGYGSAAQAERSYGWNDRADTDGFVVAYPDGLARAWNTEGGDCCGPAQRRSVDDVAFITAMLDRIGHDYGIDPERVYATGMSNGAMMTYTLACRTDRFAALAPVAGTQLDDCPGPAPVSLLHIHGSADPVVRYDGSPGDNVGTVIDGPPIPALNQQWLATDGCPTPTITTTATVTTSRADCPGGREVTLITIDGAGHQWPGTDHTPPRERLLHTDPSSSALDATATIAEFFARHHR, from the coding sequence ATGCGTTTGCCCTCGCTCCTGGCCCTCGCCGCCGCGGCCCTGCTGCTCATCGGCGGGTGTACAACCCGCGCCGTCGACGCCTCCGCCGGACCGATCGGCTCGACCCGGTATTCGCTGGACAGCGGCGCGATCTCGCGCGAGTACCGGGTGTACCGGCCCGCAGGACTGCCCGACGGCGCTCCGCTGGTGGTCGTCCTGCACGGGGGATACGGATCAGCGGCCCAAGCCGAGCGGTCCTATGGATGGAACGACCGAGCCGACACCGACGGCTTCGTCGTCGCCTATCCCGACGGGCTCGCCCGCGCCTGGAACACCGAAGGCGGCGACTGCTGCGGACCTGCCCAGCGCCGCTCCGTCGACGACGTCGCGTTCATCACCGCCATGCTCGACCGGATCGGTCACGACTACGGCATCGACCCCGAACGCGTCTACGCCACCGGGATGAGCAACGGCGCCATGATGACCTACACGCTGGCATGCCGCACCGACCGCTTCGCGGCCCTCGCCCCCGTCGCAGGCACGCAACTCGACGACTGCCCCGGCCCCGCCCCGGTGTCACTGCTGCACATCCACGGCAGCGCCGACCCCGTCGTCCGCTACGACGGCAGCCCCGGCGACAACGTCGGCACCGTCATCGACGGACCGCCCATCCCCGCGCTGAACCAGCAGTGGCTCGCGACCGACGGATGCCCCACCCCCACCATCACCACGACCGCCACGGTCACCACCTCCCGAGCCGACTGCCCCGGCGGCCGCGAGGTCACCCTGATCACCATCGACGGAGCGGGCCACCAATGGCCGGGAACCGACCACACGCCACCGCGCGAACGCCTCCTGCACACCGACCCGTCCAGCAGCGCCCTCGACGCCACCGCCACCATCGCCGAGTTCTTCGCGCGCCATCACCGTTGA
- a CDS encoding alpha/beta fold hydrolase has protein sequence MEAVLGPEAPPLYYRTRGSGPVVLLLPGGDGDADSYDDLAGQLSTEFTVVSYDRRGLSRSAGAGPPAGIAAHADDAAAVLSAVTDAPAFVFGSSIGAVIALELLGRRRELVRRAVVHEPPVAALLTEPERTELATAQSGIEAAHRRDGMPAAMALFARLAGLGATDRESGVELPAPGPYRADNLEYFLTYDAPAVRAYLPDLPALRAGSAAIVPALGAATSGVVARCAPALAELLGVETALFPGGHTGPRMHPRAYAEQLRSLFDPEQRP, from the coding sequence GTGGAAGCTGTGCTCGGACCCGAGGCGCCACCGCTCTACTACCGCACGCGGGGCAGCGGGCCTGTCGTGCTGCTTCTGCCCGGCGGTGACGGCGACGCCGACAGCTACGATGACCTCGCCGGGCAGCTGTCGACCGAGTTCACCGTGGTGAGTTACGACCGGCGCGGGCTTTCGCGCAGCGCCGGAGCCGGGCCCCCGGCCGGCATCGCCGCGCATGCCGACGACGCCGCGGCGGTCCTGTCCGCCGTCACCGACGCCCCCGCCTTCGTCTTCGGCTCCAGCATCGGAGCCGTCATCGCGCTGGAGCTCCTCGGCAGGCGCCGGGAGCTGGTGCGCCGCGCCGTCGTTCACGAGCCGCCCGTGGCGGCGCTGCTCACCGAGCCCGAGCGCACCGAACTTGCCACCGCGCAGTCGGGCATCGAGGCTGCCCATCGCCGCGACGGGATGCCCGCCGCCATGGCGCTGTTCGCCCGGCTGGCCGGGCTCGGCGCCACCGATCGCGAATCCGGCGTCGAGCTGCCCGCTCCCGGGCCCTACCGCGCGGACAATCTCGAGTACTTCCTGACCTACGACGCCCCGGCGGTCCGCGCATACCTGCCCGACCTGCCCGCGCTGCGCGCCGGATCCGCCGCGATCGTGCCCGCCCTCGGCGCGGCGACCTCCGGCGTCGTCGCGCGCTGCGCACCCGCCCTGGCCGAGCTGCTGGGAGTTGAAACCGCGCTGTTTCCGGGCGGGCACACCGGTCCCCGCATGCATCCCCGCGCCTACGCCGAACAGCTCCGGTCGCTGTTCGACCCCGAACAGCGCCCCTGA
- a CDS encoding DUF2637 domain-containing protein yields MSERSTAMRVARWVAVLVIVTIGVAAFALSIAALKELAIMARTPRELAWLWPVIVDGTIIQATISMLVLASGPERRWFLGVLVCGALVSVIGNSVHAAMAGEHLPWWAAALVAAVAPVSLLVDTHGLGMLFRASNREPITDAVAVPEPSAVAVSEPIPAPAPVRRRKPAARRDPAKVTRAIEMHADGKRFPEIAAALGVSTSTARNYVGKATPADTPAPASAPEPDPVPEPAVVRPAPFTAPVRPVLAARPRPVVQPMLPLAVAGGN; encoded by the coding sequence GTGTCCGAGCGTTCCACGGCGATGCGGGTGGCCCGGTGGGTCGCGGTCCTGGTGATCGTGACCATCGGCGTCGCCGCCTTCGCCCTCAGTATCGCCGCGCTCAAGGAGCTGGCGATCATGGCCCGCACCCCGCGCGAGCTGGCGTGGCTGTGGCCGGTGATCGTGGACGGCACGATCATCCAGGCGACCATCTCCATGCTCGTGCTCGCCAGCGGGCCGGAGCGGCGCTGGTTCCTCGGAGTGCTGGTCTGCGGCGCCCTGGTCTCGGTGATCGGCAACAGCGTCCATGCGGCGATGGCGGGTGAGCACCTGCCCTGGTGGGCCGCTGCCCTCGTCGCTGCGGTGGCGCCGGTGTCGCTGCTGGTCGATACCCACGGGCTGGGGATGCTGTTCCGGGCCTCGAACCGCGAGCCCATCACGGACGCCGTAGCCGTGCCGGAGCCGTCTGCGGTCGCGGTCTCCGAGCCGATCCCGGCTCCGGCCCCGGTTCGTCGGCGCAAGCCTGCCGCTCGGCGTGATCCGGCCAAGGTCACTCGTGCGATCGAGATGCACGCCGACGGCAAGAGGTTCCCAGAAATTGCTGCGGCACTGGGAGTTTCGACCTCGACTGCCCGCAACTACGTCGGTAAGGCCACGCCCGCCGACACCCCGGCCCCGGCTTCTGCGCCGGAGCCCGACCCGGTTCCCGAGCCCGCTGTGGTGCGCCCTGCGCCCTTCACGGCTCCGGTCCGTCCTGTTCTCGCTGCGCGGCCTCGCCCGGTCGTTCAGCCGATGCTGCCGCTTGCGGTGGCAGGGGGTAACTAG
- a CDS encoding acyl-CoA dehydrogenase family protein: MSVGPAASSSNRSAHPMTTTPSAINDTGTFVLSARHTAIQADARQLATRFADRAGDVRQHFLDHSAIHPELWADFRRHGWPGMALPAEYGGADGGLLGTALVLETLAADNITLWMPVLSAAIAHAMHLAGPGACGPPGLLRRVASGDAQLAMATTESHSGHNVFRTATEIFRDGPDFLVRGAKSITSGLDAADYVLIFGRPPTSGAEARGGYTAVLLDPRAPGATMTELPMRFREGVRQYRLELDDVRVPRENLIGAEGQGLLVMWPFTHVERVLTAALCVGLADYAITRSVERATSRVIAGSTPIGVHQAISHPLAALHARLEATRLFLYRAAACFDSGTDPSAVAAQANMAKLLAADLAFDAADHAVQVLGADAWDERNGWLDLYLDARLARSGPVSNEFVLNYVAEHVLGLPTR; the protein is encoded by the coding sequence GTGTCGGTCGGTCCGGCCGCCTCATCCTCGAATCGGAGCGCACACCCCATGACCACAACCCCCAGCGCGATCAACGACACAGGGACGTTCGTTCTCTCCGCCCGGCACACCGCGATACAGGCCGATGCCAGACAGCTCGCCACACGATTCGCGGACCGTGCAGGCGACGTGCGGCAGCACTTCCTGGATCACAGCGCGATCCACCCCGAGCTGTGGGCGGATTTCCGCCGCCACGGATGGCCGGGCATGGCACTTCCCGCCGAATACGGGGGCGCCGATGGCGGCCTGCTGGGCACGGCTCTCGTCCTGGAGACGCTCGCCGCCGACAACATCACCCTGTGGATGCCGGTGCTGTCCGCGGCGATCGCGCACGCCATGCATCTCGCCGGTCCCGGCGCGTGCGGACCACCCGGGCTGCTGCGGCGCGTCGCCTCGGGAGACGCGCAACTGGCGATGGCCACCACCGAATCCCACTCGGGGCACAACGTTTTCCGCACCGCCACCGAAATCTTCCGCGACGGGCCCGATTTCCTGGTCCGCGGCGCCAAGAGCATCACCTCGGGGCTGGACGCCGCCGACTACGTCCTGATCTTCGGCCGTCCGCCGACATCCGGAGCCGAGGCGAGAGGCGGCTACACCGCCGTCCTGCTCGATCCCCGCGCGCCGGGCGCCACGATGACCGAGCTGCCGATGCGTTTCCGCGAAGGCGTCCGGCAGTACCGGCTCGAACTCGACGACGTGCGAGTACCGCGGGAGAATCTGATCGGCGCCGAAGGGCAGGGGCTCCTGGTGATGTGGCCGTTCACCCACGTCGAGCGCGTCCTGACCGCCGCCCTCTGCGTGGGCCTGGCCGACTACGCCATCACCCGCTCGGTCGAGCGAGCCACGAGCCGGGTCATCGCCGGCTCCACCCCGATCGGCGTCCACCAGGCCATCAGCCATCCCCTGGCCGCGCTGCACGCCCGGCTGGAAGCCACCCGCCTGTTCCTCTACCGCGCCGCGGCCTGCTTCGACAGCGGAACCGACCCCTCCGCCGTCGCCGCCCAGGCGAACATGGCGAAACTCCTCGCCGCCGACCTCGCCTTCGACGCCGCCGACCACGCCGTCCAAGTACTCGGTGCCGACGCCTGGGACGAACGCAACGGCTGGCTCGACCTCTACCTCGATGCCCGCCTGGCCCGATCGGGCCCGGTCAGCAACGAATTCGTCCTCAACTACGTCGCCGAACACGTCCTCGGACTACCCACGCGCTGA